A part of Hyphomicrobiales bacterium genomic DNA contains:
- a CDS encoding DUF2163 domain-containing protein has product MKSTVAPYHTAAWCIRIVCTNGTVARLTSYPFNLTMSNAAVYETDSGYEATAYSASTGTSPSAIDLEGIAGVAGISRDQIASGVFDNARVYIFKCNYLSPVEDYEPVSSGFFGKTTLDDDRYRIEGMALIDTLNQSVGTSYTALCSHTFGDAGCKIDLGSIDVSGAVTSVTSPQVIRDSSRAEAADYFGGGTIRFTTGSNAGLKALEIKSYAADGTITTFEPFYYTPSNGDAYVMIPGCRKRKVDCRDKWSNVINSMAFWDLPPSSVYTQRGDA; this is encoded by the coding sequence ATGAAATCGACCGTCGCGCCTTACCATACCGCCGCCTGGTGCATCCGCATCGTCTGCACCAACGGTACTGTGGCTCGCCTGACGAGCTACCCGTTCAATCTCACCATGTCGAACGCTGCGGTTTATGAAACCGACAGCGGCTATGAGGCTACCGCCTATTCTGCCTCGACCGGAACTTCACCCTCTGCGATTGACCTGGAAGGGATTGCGGGAGTCGCCGGAATTTCGCGCGACCAGATCGCCAGCGGCGTGTTCGACAATGCGCGGGTCTATATCTTCAAATGCAATTATTTGTCGCCGGTTGAGGATTACGAGCCGGTGTCATCTGGGTTTTTCGGCAAGACGACGTTAGACGATGATCGCTATCGCATCGAAGGCATGGCCCTGATCGACACGCTTAACCAGTCGGTAGGGACAAGCTATACCGCGCTCTGTTCGCATACCTTTGGCGATGCCGGATGCAAGATTGATCTCGGGTCCATTGATGTGTCAGGGGCAGTGACAAGCGTTACTTCGCCGCAGGTTATCCGTGACTCAAGCCGAGCCGAAGCCGCTGACTATTTCGGCGGCGGGACGATCCGCTTTACCACAGGAAGTAACGCCGGACTGAAGGCACTGGAAATAAAATCTTATGCCGCAGACGGCACGATCACCACTTTTGAACCCTTCTATTACACGCCGTCCAATGGCGATGCTTATGTGATGATTCCCGGTTGCCGCAAGCGCAAGGTCGACTGCAGGGATAAGTGGTCGAACGTCATCAACTCGATGGCCTTTTGGGATTTGCCGCCGTCGTCGGTTTATACGCAACGGGGTGACGCTTGA
- a CDS encoding C40 family peptidase, with product MTADDVIAAARLAIGTPFVHQGRVIGVGLDCAGLVVHVANSLGIEHHDQGNYARTPSDGLLEAALDGQQCLERVSEMQRGDVLLMRFLSQPQHLAIFTGETIVHSYQTVGKVCEHGLDDKWLRRIVGIYRFAGVEA from the coding sequence TTGACCGCCGACGATGTGATTGCCGCCGCCCGGCTTGCTATCGGTACGCCGTTCGTACATCAGGGGCGCGTGATTGGCGTCGGGCTTGATTGCGCGGGTCTGGTCGTCCATGTAGCGAACTCTCTTGGCATCGAACATCACGACCAAGGGAACTATGCTCGCACGCCGTCTGACGGCTTGCTTGAAGCGGCGCTAGACGGTCAGCAATGCCTTGAGCGCGTATCCGAAATGCAGCGTGGGGATGTGCTGCTGATGCGCTTTCTGTCGCAGCCGCAGCACCTTGCCATCTTTACGGGCGAAACCATTGTCCATAGCTACCAGACGGTCGGCAAAGTGTGTGAACACGGGTTGGACGATAAGTGGCTTCGCCGCATCGTCGGAATCTATCGTTTCGCAGGGGTTGAAGCATGA
- a CDS encoding DUF2460 domain-containing protein, which yields MELAGSGLKWISGLFGGSGGTSSLDWLKSYPTGGGLNFANGGIMTSHGAPTLNKYARGGIANSPAMAMFGEGSTPEAYVPPPRWPAYSGRHVGRRPAGQSGHELTAPPNPRRSSAPPLPGRARCWAWQTERAAMADFLEERLSDLIRYGSSYQDDYAVNVVSTAGGQEYRSLVHPYPVRRFDISYLLDEAKTYAQLMAVYHRAHGTFAGFRARCFDEWSSNGAKGTPTAFDQPMVLVSAGVYQLAKQYGTDKAAGATGYAYRYIKKPVAGTVLVGIGATAIRSADWSVDTTTGRVTFAADQTKAVTSISQAASAELVVGSAHGFVTGQSVQVSGVVGMTQINGQRALITATSATTITVAINSTAFSTYTSGGVVHTRPQSGETVSAGFEFDYPVRFNSTLPIGQDYPGYRPVDAVELIELLNP from the coding sequence TTGGAGCTCGCCGGAAGCGGCCTGAAGTGGATTTCCGGGCTTTTCGGTGGTTCGGGCGGCACTTCGTCGCTGGATTGGTTGAAATCCTATCCCACCGGCGGCGGGCTGAACTTCGCCAACGGCGGCATCATGACGAGTCATGGCGCGCCAACTTTGAACAAGTACGCGCGGGGCGGCATCGCCAATTCGCCAGCAATGGCGATGTTCGGCGAGGGCAGCACCCCGGAAGCCTACGTCCCGCCTCCCCGATGGCCGGCGTATTCCGGTCGCCATGTCGGGCGGCGGCCAGCCGGTCAATCAGGTCATGAACTTACGGCGCCGCCGAACCCGCGCAGGTCAAGCGCGCCGCCGCTTCCGGGGCGCGCTCGGTGCTGGGCGTGGCAAACGGAGCGCGCCGCTATGGCTGATTTCCTCGAAGAACGCCTATCCGACCTGATCCGCTACGGGTCGTCCTACCAGGATGACTACGCGGTCAACGTGGTATCGACCGCCGGCGGGCAGGAATACCGCTCGCTGGTCCATCCCTACCCGGTGCGCCGCTTCGACATCTCCTACCTGTTGGACGAGGCCAAAACCTACGCGCAACTGATGGCCGTCTATCACCGCGCCCACGGCACCTTCGCCGGCTTCCGGGCGCGCTGCTTCGACGAGTGGTCGAGCAACGGCGCCAAGGGAACCCCAACCGCCTTCGATCAGCCAATGGTGCTGGTCTCGGCCGGCGTCTATCAACTGGCCAAGCAATACGGCACGGACAAGGCCGCCGGCGCCACGGGCTACGCCTACCGCTACATCAAGAAGCCGGTGGCCGGCACGGTGCTGGTCGGCATCGGCGCGACGGCGATCCGCTCGGCCGACTGGTCGGTCGATACCACCACCGGCCGCGTCACCTTCGCCGCCGACCAGACCAAGGCCGTGACCTCGATCAGCCAGGCGGCGAGCGCCGAGCTGGTGGTCGGATCGGCGCATGGCTTCGTCACCGGGCAGAGCGTGCAGGTTTCCGGCGTCGTCGGCATGACGCAGATCAACGGCCAGCGCGCCCTGATTACCGCCACATCGGCGACGACGATCACGGTGGCAATCAACTCGACCGCCTTCTCGACCTACACCAGCGGCGGCGTCGTCCATACCCGCCCGCAGTCGGGCGAAACGGTGTCGGCAGGCTTCGAGTTCGACTACCCGGTACGCTTCAACTCGACGCTGCCCATCGGTCAGGATTATCCAGGGTACCGGCCCGTCGATGCCGTCGAACTAATCGAGTTGCTGAATCCATGA